One part of the Caproiciproducens sp. CPB-2 genome encodes these proteins:
- a CDS encoding ECF transporter S component, with amino-acid sequence MKFNTNRQKTTVNVALTGLMGALVLVGTYLNVPIPVLGDKTMIGLGNVFCILSGLLLGPVYGGAAAGIGSFIFDLIGGWASSAPSTLVFKFMMAFVCGTIAWGGDKSAKKLSRLILAAVAGSLSYCALYLGYSYVKELLIGSAVQVVNIKIATKAAVTLTNAVIADVVAVPLSLTIRKALDRNHVGGKLQE; translated from the coding sequence ATGAAATTCAATACAAATCGGCAAAAGACGACGGTCAATGTCGCGCTGACCGGCCTGATGGGCGCGCTTGTACTGGTGGGAACCTATCTGAACGTTCCGATTCCCGTGCTTGGCGACAAAACCATGATCGGTCTCGGCAACGTGTTCTGCATCCTGTCCGGCCTGCTTTTAGGACCGGTTTACGGCGGCGCGGCGGCGGGAATCGGTTCGTTTATCTTTGACCTGATCGGCGGCTGGGCCTCCAGCGCACCTTCTACGCTGGTCTTTAAGTTTATGATGGCGTTTGTCTGCGGCACCATCGCCTGGGGCGGGGACAAATCCGCGAAAAAGCTTTCCCGCCTGATTCTTGCGGCGGTCGCGGGCTCTTTAAGCTACTGCGCCCTGTACCTCGGCTACTCCTATGTGAAGGAGCTGCTCATCGGCTCCGCGGTGCAGGTCGTCAATATTAAAATCGCGACCAAAGCCGCCGTAACCCTTACGAACGCGGTGATTGCGGACGTGGTGGCCGTACCGCTTTCCCTCACTATTCGGAAAGCGCTCGACAGAAACCATGTCGGCGGAAAACTTCAGGAATAG
- the gatC gene encoding Asp-tRNA(Asn)/Glu-tRNA(Gln) amidotransferase subunit GatC produces MITHEEILNIANLAKLSVSDEELDELTKDMSEIIGFADTINAASADASDFDNINNLSNVFREDTVVPSYDREEILKNAESRDDGYFLVKKRV; encoded by the coding sequence ATGATTACCCATGAGGAAATATTGAATATCGCCAATCTGGCGAAGCTTTCCGTCAGTGACGAAGAGCTGGACGAACTGACGAAGGATATGAGCGAAATCATCGGCTTTGCCGATACGATCAACGCCGCCAGCGCCGACGCTTCCGATTTTGACAATATCAACAACCTCTCCAATGTCTTCCGGGAGGACACCGTCGTCCCCTCCTACGACCGGGAAGAGATCCTGAAAAACGCCGAGAGCCGGGACGACGGATATTTTCTGGTCAAAAAACGTGTGTAG
- the pepT gene encoding peptidase T: MRAYERFLKYVGFDTTSDENAPENVCPSTEKQKELAKFLVEEMKGLGLSDAHMDENGYVYGTLPANCEEKLPVIGLISHMDTSPSASGAGIRPRIVENYDGGDIVLNQEKQIVMSPAKFESLRDYKGKDLIVTDGTTLLGADDKAGVAEIMTVLEKLSGGGIKHGKIAVGFTPDEEIGRGADRFDVEHFGADYAYTVDGGRLGEIEYENFNAAAATVTVNGVNIHPGDAKNKMKNALLMGVEFNSMLPPNEIPACTEGYEGFHHLSHMEGDEEKAVLRYIIRDHDMNQFTEKKARFEKVARYLNEKYGDNTIELTLRDSYYNMKEKIEPHMFIIEKAKKAMKDAGVEPEIVAIRGGTDGARLSYMGLPCPNLSTGGHNFHGRFEYVPVQSMDSMADVLLNIVKAE, encoded by the coding sequence ATGCGAGCATATGAAAGATTTCTGAAATACGTCGGCTTTGACACCACCTCCGACGAAAACGCCCCGGAAAACGTCTGCCCCAGCACCGAAAAACAGAAGGAGCTGGCAAAGTTTCTGGTGGAGGAAATGAAGGGGCTGGGCCTTTCCGACGCCCACATGGACGAAAACGGCTACGTCTACGGGACGCTTCCCGCAAACTGTGAGGAAAAGCTGCCGGTGATCGGGCTGATTTCCCACATGGACACCAGCCCGTCCGCGAGCGGCGCCGGGATCAGGCCGAGAATCGTGGAAAATTACGACGGCGGGGACATCGTCCTCAATCAGGAAAAACAGATCGTGATGAGCCCCGCGAAATTTGAAAGCCTGCGCGATTACAAGGGCAAGGATTTAATCGTCACCGACGGCACCACCCTGCTGGGCGCCGACGACAAAGCCGGTGTGGCGGAAATCATGACCGTCCTGGAAAAACTGAGCGGCGGCGGGATAAAGCACGGAAAAATCGCGGTCGGCTTCACCCCGGACGAGGAAATCGGGCGCGGGGCGGACAGGTTCGACGTCGAACATTTCGGGGCGGATTACGCCTACACGGTGGACGGCGGAAGGCTGGGGGAAATTGAGTACGAAAACTTCAACGCGGCGGCCGCGACGGTCACGGTAAACGGGGTGAACATCCACCCGGGCGACGCGAAAAACAAGATGAAGAACGCGCTTTTGATGGGCGTTGAATTCAACTCCATGCTTCCTCCGAACGAAATTCCCGCCTGTACCGAGGGCTACGAGGGCTTCCACCACCTGAGCCACATGGAGGGCGACGAGGAAAAAGCCGTTCTGCGCTATATTATCCGCGACCACGACATGAACCAGTTTACGGAGAAAAAAGCCCGTTTTGAAAAAGTCGCCCGCTATCTCAACGAAAAATACGGGGACAATACCATTGAGCTCACCCTGCGGGATTCCTACTACAATATGAAAGAAAAAATAGAGCCGCATATGTTTATCATTGAAAAGGCAAAAAAGGCCATGAAGGACGCGGGCGTGGAGCCGGAGATCGTAGCCATCCGCGGCGGCACGGACGGCGCAAGGCTTTCGTACATGGGCCTTCCCTGCCCCAACCTTTCCACCGGCGGCCACAATTTTCACGGCCGGTTCGAGTACGTTCCGGTCCAGTCCATGGACAGCATGGCGGACGTACTCCTGAATATTGTAAAGGCGGAATGA
- a CDS encoding TIGR04002 family protein yields the protein MMKTNRSSATGTYVMTALFAAMIFVVTAYVLHIPTPATGGYIHLGDSILYLAASILPAPFAIAAGGIGEAMSDALTGSVAYALPTFLIKSAMVLCFSAAGKTILHKRNAAAAVAAGVICIAGYYLTEVVFLHSFVSPLAEIPANLVQASASAAAYFLLGNALDRLNVKNRIGVLN from the coding sequence ATGATGAAAACGAACCGGTCTTCTGCGACGGGAACCTATGTCATGACGGCGCTTTTTGCCGCGATGATCTTTGTGGTTACGGCCTATGTCCTCCATATCCCTACGCCCGCGACGGGCGGATATATCCATCTGGGGGATTCCATCCTCTATCTTGCGGCCAGTATTCTGCCCGCGCCGTTTGCCATCGCCGCCGGGGGAATCGGCGAAGCGATGTCCGACGCGCTGACGGGGAGCGTAGCGTACGCGCTGCCGACCTTCCTGATTAAATCGGCCATGGTCCTCTGCTTTTCCGCGGCGGGCAAAACGATTCTTCATAAGCGCAATGCCGCGGCGGCTGTCGCCGCCGGGGTGATCTGCATCGCCGGGTACTATCTGACGGAGGTCGTTTTTCTGCACAGCTTTGTCTCTCCGCTGGCGGAGATACCGGCCAATCTGGTGCAGGCAAGCGCCAGCGCGGCGGCTTATTTCCTGCTGGGCAACGCGCTGGACCGGTTGAATGTCAAAAACCGTATCGGCGTCCTGAATTAA
- the pdxR gene encoding MocR-like pyridoxine biosynthesis transcription factor PdxR: MTYDYLILDADSGTPLYQQLYLTMKAAIEAGHLAKGERLPSIRKLAEDLKLSCTTVENAYQQLCVEGYIQSRPQRGYFVLAVAHDDGRQKPRRVGTPLPSAPPIRYNFGSDCVDSDNIDIRAWRRHIRDVLNRQEVIAGYGEHQGERSLREALSAYSYSVRGVVASPEQIVIGAGTQPLLTILCGLLNRDDTRVAMEEPGFLQAEQIFSDCGLDVLQLPADESGIRMDALEKSGARLLFVSPSNRVRTGTSLPMGRRAELLNWARETGAIILEDDYNGELRYNARPIPAMQSMAGGESIVYIGSFSKLLLPSVRIGYMVLPENLLERYRARASRYNQTASKIEQLALSGYVKSGQLERHLRRLRKLYAAKSTALIKALKSAFGDSVDILLEETFLYLILDVKTGLSSQELCALAAEKGVRTMPPQEGTSRIRLGFAGIPLGEIGAAVDCLKSAWS, encoded by the coding sequence ATGACCTACGATTATCTGATTTTGGACGCCGATTCGGGCACCCCGCTTTATCAGCAGCTTTACCTCACTATGAAAGCCGCCATTGAGGCCGGACATCTCGCGAAGGGAGAGCGCCTTCCTTCCATCCGCAAGCTGGCGGAGGATTTAAAACTGAGCTGCACGACGGTAGAAAACGCGTATCAGCAGCTTTGCGTGGAAGGCTATATCCAGTCCCGGCCGCAGCGCGGCTATTTTGTTCTGGCTGTGGCGCACGACGACGGGCGGCAAAAGCCGCGCCGCGTCGGTACCCCTCTGCCGAGTGCCCCTCCCATCCGCTATAATTTCGGCAGCGACTGCGTGGACAGCGACAATATCGACATCAGGGCCTGGCGGCGCCATATCCGCGACGTGCTGAACCGTCAGGAGGTCATCGCCGGGTACGGCGAGCATCAGGGGGAGCGCTCTCTGCGTGAGGCGCTTTCCGCCTACAGCTACAGCGTCCGGGGGGTGGTCGCTTCCCCGGAGCAGATCGTCATCGGCGCGGGCACACAGCCGCTGTTAACCATATTATGCGGATTATTAAACAGGGATGATACGCGCGTTGCCATGGAAGAGCCGGGATTTCTGCAGGCTGAACAGATTTTCTCCGACTGCGGACTGGATGTCCTGCAGCTGCCGGCGGACGAAAGCGGCATCCGGATGGACGCGCTGGAAAAAAGCGGTGCGAGGCTGCTGTTCGTCAGTCCCTCCAACCGGGTCCGCACGGGAACGAGCCTGCCCATGGGCAGGCGGGCCGAGCTGCTGAACTGGGCGCGGGAAACCGGCGCGATCATCCTTGAGGACGACTACAACGGCGAGCTGCGCTACAACGCGCGCCCGATCCCGGCCATGCAGAGCATGGCGGGCGGGGAAAGCATCGTTTACATCGGCTCCTTCTCCAAGCTTCTGCTTCCTTCGGTGCGTATCGGCTATATGGTGCTGCCGGAAAATCTTCTGGAACGCTACCGCGCGCGGGCCAGCCGCTACAACCAGACCGCCTCCAAAATCGAGCAGCTGGCTCTGAGCGGGTACGTGAAAAGCGGACAGCTGGAGCGCCACCTGCGCCGGCTGAGAAAGCTGTACGCCGCCAAGAGCACCGCACTGATCAAAGCCCTGAAAAGCGCTTTCGGCGACAGCGTCGATATTTTGCTGGAGGAGACGTTTCTGTACCTGATCCTGGACGTGAAAACCGGGCTATCATCGCAGGAGCTCTGCGCCCTGGCGGCGGAGAAGGGCGTCCGGACCATGCCGCCGCAGGAAGGGACCTCCAGAATCAGGCTCGGCTTCGCGGGGATTCCCCTCGGGGAAATCGGCGCGGCGGTGGACTGCCTGAAAAGCGCGTGGTCCTGA
- the gatB gene encoding Asp-tRNA(Asn)/Glu-tRNA(Gln) amidotransferase subunit GatB has product MSNYELVCGLETHIELSTKTKIFCSCTTEFGGDPNTHCCPVCIGLPGTLPKLNKKVVEYAVMAGLATNCEISPVSKMDRKNYVYPDLPKAYQISQYDMPLCKNGYVELSNGRKVRILRIHIEEDAGKLVHQRGSTYVDYNRGGVPLIEIVTEPDIRSIDEAREYLERLQLVMRFLGISDCKMQEGSMRCDVNVSVRPQGTEAFGTRTEIKNMNSFTHMAKAMEYEVNRQIDLLQSGEKVVQETRRYNEEDDCTESMRGKEDAHDYRYFREPDLVTIQVSEETVAQLREKLPELPHQRLERYRAEFGIPEADAQQLIKYRRIADYFEAAIDGVQNPKVVANCMIGQIFSRLDGDSAKESFQVNVTPENLNALVKLLDEGKIKMNLLKATLEKMLDTGKAPGELISEADMGGVDADALKSVCEQAIASNPNAVSDYLSGKEKALKAILGSVMKATRGRADAMEAEKLLIQLIQGANAK; this is encoded by the coding sequence ATGAGTAATTACGAGCTGGTCTGCGGACTGGAAACTCATATTGAATTATCCACCAAAACGAAAATTTTCTGTTCGTGCACCACGGAGTTCGGCGGCGACCCGAACACCCACTGCTGCCCCGTCTGCATCGGGCTGCCGGGCACTCTGCCCAAGCTGAATAAAAAAGTGGTCGAATACGCCGTTATGGCCGGTCTGGCGACCAACTGCGAAATCAGCCCGGTTTCCAAAATGGATCGCAAAAACTACGTGTACCCCGACCTGCCGAAGGCATACCAGATTTCACAGTACGATATGCCGCTGTGCAAAAACGGATATGTGGAGCTGAGCAACGGCAGAAAGGTCCGTATCCTGCGCATCCATATTGAAGAGGACGCCGGAAAGCTGGTCCACCAGCGCGGCAGCACCTATGTGGATTATAACCGCGGCGGCGTGCCGCTGATTGAAATCGTTACCGAGCCCGACATCCGCAGCATTGACGAAGCGAGGGAATATCTGGAAAGGCTGCAGCTCGTCATGCGCTTTCTCGGTATTTCGGACTGTAAAATGCAGGAAGGCTCCATGCGGTGCGACGTGAATGTTTCCGTACGTCCGCAGGGAACCGAAGCATTCGGCACAAGGACCGAAATTAAAAATATGAACTCCTTCACCCACATGGCCAAGGCGATGGAATACGAGGTGAACCGCCAGATCGACCTGCTGCAGAGCGGCGAAAAGGTCGTGCAGGAAACCCGCCGCTACAACGAGGAGGACGACTGCACCGAAAGCATGCGCGGCAAGGAAGACGCCCACGATTACCGCTATTTTCGCGAGCCGGACCTCGTGACCATTCAGGTTTCCGAAGAGACGGTCGCCCAGTTAAGGGAAAAGCTGCCGGAGCTGCCCCATCAAAGGCTGGAGCGCTACCGGGCCGAATTCGGAATTCCCGAAGCCGACGCGCAGCAGCTGATCAAATACCGCAGGATCGCGGACTATTTTGAGGCCGCGATTGACGGCGTTCAGAATCCAAAGGTCGTTGCGAACTGCATGATCGGACAGATTTTCAGCCGTCTGGACGGAGACAGCGCGAAAGAAAGCTTTCAGGTAAACGTAACGCCCGAAAACTTAAATGCGCTTGTGAAGCTGCTGGACGAAGGCAAAATCAAAATGAACCTTTTAAAGGCGACGCTTGAAAAAATGCTCGACACCGGAAAAGCTCCGGGCGAACTCATCAGCGAGGCCGACATGGGCGGTGTAGACGCGGATGCTCTTAAATCCGTCTGCGAGCAGGCTATCGCCTCCAATCCCAACGCAGTGTCGGATTACCTCTCCGGCAAAGAAAAGGCGCTCAAGGCCATTCTGGGCTCCGTTATGAAAGCGACACGGGGCCGCGCGGACGCAATGGAAGCGGAAAAGCTGCTGATTCAGCTGATACAGGGAGCCAACGCCAAATAA
- a CDS encoding lipopolysaccharide biosynthesis protein, with amino-acid sequence MKEKKDRKIRSSIVRDALSTFGTTAFGAVMGFVSSLVITGVLDPASKGYITQLQYVGTLLVTFLSLSVSSAVIYYTSRYGLKNVKKALTKICAGIVVLIVVIGLASVFVLRDSYFADTPLLYSVLAVVYGVFSFLSTVYTCILRGENKFSAYNIITLIQRVLTTVFAFSVFFWKTPLVIILSSILIMVAMIGMCISVLRRGPEQAVSEEDDVLVGAGTMVKYSLKSHVSNMLTYVNTYAANFIVKGYYKVAALGVYSFASTLMEQVWLLPNAVSMVIMSRIAGMKVQEDKVKLTLMSCKIVTYITFVCAFLLTWMAQVFVPIVFPKYIAAIPALRILIIGSIFITYAKVLANSIAAYGKPELNIISTVIGVAFNIVLSFVLIPGMGINGAAVSTSISLTAQGVTSIIIFCKFTRTPFYRLLIPSKEEISIVQKIIKR; translated from the coding sequence ATGAAAGAAAAAAAAGACCGTAAAATCAGAAGTTCCATCGTGCGCGACGCGCTCAGTACCTTTGGCACAACCGCGTTCGGCGCGGTAATGGGGTTCGTTTCCTCCCTCGTGATCACGGGGGTTCTGGACCCGGCTTCCAAGGGATATATTACGCAGCTGCAGTACGTGGGGACGCTTCTGGTCACCTTCCTTTCCCTGAGCGTCAGCTCCGCGGTGATTTACTATACGTCGCGCTACGGGCTGAAGAACGTGAAAAAAGCGCTGACAAAAATCTGCGCCGGAATCGTTGTCCTGATCGTCGTCATCGGCCTTGCAAGCGTTTTTGTACTGCGCGACAGCTATTTTGCGGACACTCCTCTCTTATACAGCGTGCTTGCGGTGGTTTACGGCGTGTTTTCCTTTTTATCCACCGTCTACACCTGCATTCTGCGCGGGGAGAACAAGTTCAGCGCCTATAATATCATCACCCTGATTCAGCGCGTGCTGACCACCGTGTTTGCGTTCAGCGTGTTTTTCTGGAAAACGCCGCTGGTGATTATTCTTTCCAGCATTCTGATTATGGTGGCCATGATCGGGATGTGTATTTCCGTGCTGCGCAGGGGTCCGGAACAGGCGGTAAGCGAAGAGGACGATGTGCTGGTCGGCGCCGGTACCATGGTAAAGTACAGCCTGAAATCCCACGTTTCCAACATGCTGACCTATGTGAACACCTATGCCGCCAATTTTATTGTCAAGGGATATTACAAGGTCGCCGCGCTCGGCGTGTACTCCTTCGCCTCCACACTGATGGAGCAGGTCTGGCTTTTGCCGAATGCCGTCAGTATGGTCATCATGTCACGGATCGCCGGGATGAAGGTGCAGGAGGATAAAGTCAAGCTGACGCTGATGTCCTGCAAAATCGTTACCTACATTACTTTTGTGTGCGCGTTCCTGCTGACCTGGATGGCGCAGGTTTTCGTACCGATTGTTTTCCCGAAATATATCGCGGCCATTCCGGCGCTGCGCATCCTGATTATCGGTTCCATCTTTATTACTTACGCGAAGGTGCTGGCAAACTCGATTGCGGCGTACGGAAAACCGGAGCTGAATATCATCTCTACGGTGATCGGCGTGGCGTTCAACATCGTCCTCAGCTTTGTCCTGATTCCCGGCATGGGCATCAACGGCGCGGCGGTGTCGACGTCCATTTCGCTGACGGCGCAGGGAGTGACCTCGATTATTATTTTCTGCAAGTTTACCAGAACGCCTTTCTACAGGCTCCTGATTCCGAGCAAAGAGGAAATTTCCATTGTACAGAAAATTATCAAACGATAA
- the aspS gene encoding aspartate--tRNA ligase — translation MICVNQYRTHLCGEVSEKDIGSEVRVAGWVENIRDHGGVKFLDLRDHYGVVQIVVHDESLLENVTKECTITAAGTVILRDEDTVNPKINTGTVEVKVSALTVLGKTLNSLPFEVDLSKETKEDVRLKYRFLDLRNPKVHQNIVLRSQLIAFLRSKMTEMGFLEIQTPILSASSPEGARDYLIPSRRHAGKFYALPQAPQIFKQLLMVSGFDRYFQIAPCFRDEDARADRSPGEFYQLDFEMAFATQEDVFSVAEEVLGATFEKFSDKRVSKAPFVRIPYEESMLKYGTDKPDLRNPLTILDITDLFEDTAFAPFKGKTVRAINVPDCVAQPKSFFENMLKFAEGIGMKGLGYISVTAENEYKGPINKYLPDDKREELTRRAGLKPGCVIFFIADDRETAPKLAGQIRTELGERLDLIDRDAFELCFIVDFPMYEIDEDTGNYVFTHNPFSMPQGEMEALTAKKPEEVLAYQYDIVCNGVELSSGAVRNHDIAVMVKAFEIAGYTEEDIQTKFTSLYNAFQYGAPPHAGMAPGVDRMLMLLTGEDNIREVIAFPMNSNAQDVLMGSPGEVTEQQLREVHIKLRK, via the coding sequence ATGATTTGTGTGAACCAGTACCGCACCCATCTGTGCGGGGAAGTCAGCGAAAAGGACATTGGCAGCGAAGTGCGCGTCGCCGGCTGGGTGGAAAACATCCGCGACCACGGCGGCGTAAAATTTCTGGATCTGCGCGACCATTACGGCGTGGTCCAGATCGTTGTTCATGACGAAAGCCTGCTGGAAAACGTAACGAAAGAATGCACCATTACCGCCGCCGGCACCGTTATACTGCGCGACGAAGACACTGTTAATCCCAAAATTAATACCGGCACGGTGGAGGTAAAGGTCTCCGCCCTCACCGTGCTGGGCAAAACACTGAACAGCCTGCCGTTTGAAGTGGATTTGTCGAAGGAAACCAAGGAGGACGTCCGTCTGAAATACCGCTTTCTCGATCTGCGCAACCCGAAAGTGCACCAGAATATCGTCCTGCGCTCCCAGCTGATTGCTTTTCTGCGCAGCAAGATGACGGAAATGGGCTTTCTGGAAATCCAGACGCCGATTCTCAGCGCCTCTTCTCCGGAGGGCGCGCGCGACTATCTGATTCCCAGCCGCAGGCACGCGGGCAAATTCTATGCCCTGCCGCAGGCGCCGCAGATTTTCAAGCAGCTTCTGATGGTGTCGGGCTTCGACCGCTATTTCCAGATCGCCCCCTGCTTCCGCGATGAGGACGCGAGGGCCGACCGTTCTCCCGGCGAGTTTTATCAGCTCGACTTTGAGATGGCGTTCGCCACGCAGGAGGACGTTTTCTCGGTCGCGGAGGAAGTGCTGGGCGCGACCTTTGAGAAATTTTCCGATAAAAGGGTCTCCAAAGCACCGTTTGTGCGCATTCCCTACGAGGAATCCATGCTGAAATACGGCACAGACAAGCCCGACCTGCGCAATCCGCTGACCATTCTCGATATTACCGACCTGTTTGAAGATACCGCCTTTGCCCCGTTCAAGGGCAAAACGGTCCGCGCAATCAACGTGCCGGACTGCGTTGCCCAGCCGAAGAGCTTCTTCGAGAACATGCTCAAATTCGCGGAAGGAATCGGCATGAAGGGTCTCGGCTACATCAGCGTCACCGCTGAAAACGAGTACAAGGGCCCGATCAACAAATATCTGCCGGACGACAAACGCGAGGAGCTGACCCGCCGCGCGGGGCTGAAGCCCGGCTGCGTGATCTTTTTCATTGCCGACGACCGCGAGACGGCCCCAAAGCTTGCGGGACAGATCCGCACGGAGCTTGGCGAAAGGCTTGACCTGATCGACAGGGACGCGTTTGAGCTGTGCTTTATTGTGGACTTCCCGATGTACGAGATCGACGAGGACACCGGGAACTACGTCTTCACCCACAACCCGTTCTCCATGCCGCAGGGTGAAATGGAGGCGCTGACGGCCAAAAAGCCGGAGGAGGTTCTGGCTTACCAGTACGATATCGTCTGCAACGGCGTGGAGCTTTCCTCCGGCGCGGTGCGCAACCATGACATCGCCGTGATGGTCAAAGCGTTTGAAATTGCCGGTTACACGGAAGAAGATATCCAAACCAAATTCACCTCGCTCTACAACGCGTTCCAGTACGGCGCGCCCCCGCACGCGGGCATGGCCCCGGGCGTGGACCGGATGCTGATGCTGCTGACCGGCGAGGATAACATCCGCGAAGTGATCGCGTTCCCGATGAACTCCAACGCGCAGGACGTGCTGATGGGCTCTCCCGGAGAAGTCACCGAGCAGCAGCTGCGCGAGGTTCACATCAAGCTGAGAAAATAA
- the gatA gene encoding Asp-tRNA(Asn)/Glu-tRNA(Gln) amidotransferase subunit GatA has product MESQIKKLHGLMQSRQISCQELTQNYLDAMERDNIKINAYVNPTAELAMETAKAVDKKIASGEELSPLAGIPMTLKDNISTKGIETTCCSNILKGYYPIYDATVWDILQRQNAVLLGKTNMDEFAMGSSCETSCFGGALNPHDLSRVAGGSSGGVASAVGGNLAVYGLGSDTGGSIRQPASFCGLVGLKPTYGAVSRYGLIAYASSFDQIGPITATVEDAALIYDAISRYDEKDSTCRGNTGKPVSESLNNSIKGMKIGIAKEYFDGIRDDVNGAVQNALKVCESLGAEIVYFDMPALKYSLPVYYILACAEASSNLGRYDGIRYGYRTPHYGDRNEMICKTRSEGFGREVKRRILLGTYVLSAGYYDAYYKKAQNLRGTLVKAFQDAFGKCDAILAPTVPMTAFPLNFTAQDAVETYQTDICTVPVNIAGLPAVSIPCGFDAAGLPIGMQLIGSSFSEAVILNIAHQYESAVGNTVFRSADMGVKL; this is encoded by the coding sequence ATGGAAAGTCAGATCAAAAAGCTGCACGGGCTGATGCAGTCCCGGCAGATCAGCTGTCAGGAGCTTACACAGAACTATCTCGACGCGATGGAACGCGACAATATAAAAATCAACGCCTATGTCAACCCCACGGCGGAGCTGGCAATGGAAACGGCAAAGGCTGTGGACAAAAAAATCGCTTCCGGTGAAGAGCTTTCCCCCCTCGCGGGAATTCCGATGACTCTCAAGGACAATATCTCCACCAAAGGAATCGAAACCACCTGCTGTTCCAACATTCTGAAGGGCTATTACCCGATTTATGACGCGACAGTATGGGACATTCTGCAGCGGCAGAACGCCGTACTGCTTGGAAAGACAAATATGGACGAGTTCGCCATGGGCTCCTCCTGCGAGACCTCCTGCTTCGGCGGGGCGCTGAACCCCCACGACCTTTCCCGCGTGGCGGGCGGCAGCTCCGGCGGCGTGGCCTCCGCGGTCGGCGGCAATCTTGCCGTTTACGGGCTTGGTTCCGACACGGGCGGCTCTATCCGCCAACCCGCGAGCTTCTGCGGCCTGGTCGGCTTAAAACCGACCTACGGCGCCGTTTCCCGGTACGGGCTGATCGCCTACGCGTCCAGCTTTGACCAGATCGGGCCGATCACCGCGACGGTGGAGGACGCCGCGCTAATTTACGACGCGATTTCCCGGTACGACGAAAAGGATTCGACGTGCCGCGGCAATACCGGAAAACCGGTCAGCGAGAGCCTGAACAACAGCATCAAAGGCATGAAAATCGGAATTGCGAAGGAGTACTTCGACGGCATCCGCGACGATGTGAACGGCGCGGTACAGAACGCGCTGAAGGTCTGCGAGTCGCTCGGCGCCGAGATCGTCTATTTCGATATGCCCGCTTTAAAATACAGCCTGCCGGTGTATTATATTCTGGCGTGCGCGGAGGCTTCTTCCAACCTCGGCCGGTACGACGGCATCCGCTACGGTTACCGCACCCCGCACTACGGCGACCGCAATGAAATGATCTGCAAAACGCGCAGCGAGGGCTTTGGCAGGGAAGTCAAGCGCAGGATCCTGCTGGGCACCTACGTGCTGAGCGCGGGGTACTACGACGCGTATTATAAAAAAGCGCAGAATCTGCGCGGCACGCTGGTCAAAGCGTTTCAGGACGCTTTCGGGAAATGCGACGCAATTCTCGCCCCCACCGTCCCCATGACGGCTTTCCCGCTGAACTTCACCGCACAGGACGCGGTGGAAACATATCAGACGGACATCTGCACCGTGCCGGTGAACATCGCGGGCCTGCCCGCCGTCTCCATCCCCTGCGGCTTTGACGCCGCGGGCCTGCCCATCGGCATGCAGCTGATCGGCAGCAGCTTCAGCGAGGCGGTCATCCTGAATATTGCGCATCAGTATGAATCGGCCGTGGGAAACACGGTTTTCCGCTCTGCGGACATGGGGGTGAAGCTATGA